A region of Microbacterium suwonense DNA encodes the following proteins:
- a CDS encoding Mur ligase family protein, which produces MTNQSSLPPVLRPAAPPRRALAELADRFGREMRGDLADVQLSGITLATADLRPGEAFVAIRGVNRHGAEFSKTAAEQGAVAIITDAEGAGIAASAGLPIVIVDDPRAVLGELSAWVYGTGASDPLPLLLGTTGTNGKTSVSHLLQGMLDQLGAVSGLSSTAERHIAGEVIVSRLTTPEASEMHALLALMRERGVEAVAVEVSAQALSRHRVDGIVFDVAGFTNLSHDHLDDYADMEEYFQAKLPLFTPERARRGVVSLDSASGARVVALSGIPVVTVGTPSIAADPDAAAAADWVVTIDDERQSGTLFTLTGPDGRALTTLVPVIGQHMAANAGLAIVMLLEAGYEWDRITAAFERDGQILAYLPGRTQFISGETGPAVYVDFGHSPDAFEKTLAAVRRVTPGKVLMLFGADGDRDATKRYDMARTAVNGSDILVITDHHPRFEDPASIRATLIDGARRARPDAEIHEFSPPETAIVAAIGMVGDGDAILWAGPGHQDYRDIRGQRTPYSARELARRALIAAGWPAPDPHWPVPYDDRA; this is translated from the coding sequence ATGACGAACCAGTCCTCACTGCCTCCTGTGCTGCGCCCCGCCGCCCCACCACGTCGCGCTCTGGCGGAGCTCGCAGACCGTTTCGGGAGGGAGATGCGCGGTGATCTCGCGGACGTCCAGCTCAGCGGCATCACCCTCGCCACTGCCGACCTCCGCCCGGGTGAGGCCTTCGTCGCCATCCGCGGGGTGAACCGGCATGGCGCGGAGTTCTCGAAGACCGCCGCCGAGCAGGGCGCGGTCGCGATCATCACGGATGCCGAAGGCGCCGGCATCGCGGCATCCGCCGGTCTTCCCATCGTCATCGTCGACGACCCGCGTGCGGTGCTGGGCGAGCTGAGCGCCTGGGTGTACGGCACGGGAGCGTCCGACCCGCTTCCGCTGCTGCTGGGCACGACCGGCACCAACGGCAAGACCAGCGTCTCGCACCTGCTGCAGGGCATGCTCGACCAGCTCGGCGCCGTGTCGGGACTGTCGTCCACAGCAGAGCGTCACATCGCCGGTGAGGTGATCGTCTCGCGGCTGACCACGCCCGAGGCATCCGAGATGCACGCGCTGCTCGCCCTGATGCGCGAGCGGGGCGTCGAAGCCGTCGCCGTCGAGGTGAGCGCACAGGCGCTCTCCCGGCATCGCGTGGACGGCATCGTGTTCGACGTCGCCGGATTCACGAACCTCTCCCACGACCACCTCGACGACTACGCCGACATGGAGGAGTACTTCCAGGCGAAACTGCCGCTGTTCACCCCCGAGCGGGCACGCCGGGGCGTGGTGAGCCTGGACTCGGCATCCGGCGCTCGCGTGGTCGCGCTCAGCGGCATCCCGGTGGTCACCGTGGGCACGCCGTCCATCGCCGCCGATCCGGATGCTGCGGCCGCTGCCGACTGGGTCGTGACCATCGATGACGAGCGCCAGAGCGGCACCCTGTTCACCCTCACCGGTCCCGACGGACGGGCACTGACGACGCTGGTGCCCGTGATCGGCCAGCACATGGCGGCCAACGCGGGCCTCGCGATCGTGATGCTGCTCGAGGCCGGCTACGAGTGGGACCGCATCACCGCGGCCTTCGAGCGCGATGGGCAGATCCTCGCCTATCTGCCCGGCCGCACCCAGTTCATCTCCGGGGAGACCGGACCGGCTGTGTACGTGGACTTCGGGCACTCACCGGATGCGTTCGAGAAGACCCTCGCCGCCGTGCGGCGTGTGACGCCCGGGAAGGTGCTCATGCTGTTCGGCGCCGACGGCGACCGCGACGCCACCAAACGGTACGACATGGCGCGCACGGCCGTGAACGGCAGCGACATCCTGGTGATCACCGACCACCATCCGCGGTTCGAGGATCCCGCCTCCATCCGCGCGACGCTCATCGACGGGGCCCGCAGGGCGCGCCCGGATGCCGAGATCCACGAGTTCTCCCCGCCGGAGACGGCGATCGTCGCGGCCATCGGGATGGTGGGCGACGGGGATGCGATCCTGTGGGCCGGCCCCGGCCACCAGGACTATCGCGACATCCGCGGGCAGCGCACGCCCTATTCGGCGCGCGAACTCGCCCGTCGGGCGCTCATCGCCGCCGGCTGGCCGGCCCCCGACCCGCATTGGCCGGTCCCCTACGACGACCGCGCCTGA
- the dxr gene encoding 1-deoxy-D-xylulose-5-phosphate reductoisomerase has protein sequence MRRIIVLGSTGSIGTQALDVIRSHPRRFELVGISAGSNAELVAQQAQEFHLEHTAIGASESEQLVRDVEADVVLNAITGSIGLGSTMAALQAGRTLALANKESLIVGGALVRAAAAEDQIVPVDSEHSAIAQALRAGTDAEVRRLVVTASGGPFRGRSRAELAEVTPAQALAHPTWDMGRMVTTNSATLVNKGLEVIEAQLLFDVPFDDIEVVVHPQSIVHSMVEFVDGSTIAQASPPDMRLPISLGLDWPHRVGGVGRPLDWRQATSWTFEPLDDEAFPAVTLAKTVGRAGKTFPAVYNAANEQAVNAFHDGRLPFLGIVDTIQRVIDVHEAPEELTLEALAEAEAWARTKADALIAAR, from the coding sequence ATGCGTCGGATCATTGTCCTCGGCTCCACAGGTTCCATCGGCACGCAGGCTCTGGATGTGATCCGCTCCCATCCGCGGCGTTTCGAACTGGTGGGGATCTCGGCGGGCTCCAATGCTGAACTCGTCGCGCAGCAGGCGCAGGAGTTCCACCTCGAGCACACGGCGATCGGAGCATCCGAATCCGAGCAGCTGGTGCGCGACGTCGAGGCCGATGTCGTCCTCAACGCGATCACCGGGTCCATCGGGCTCGGATCGACCATGGCGGCGCTGCAGGCCGGTCGTACCCTCGCCCTCGCCAACAAGGAGTCGCTGATCGTCGGCGGCGCGCTCGTGCGCGCTGCGGCGGCGGAGGATCAGATCGTGCCCGTCGACTCGGAGCATTCCGCGATCGCGCAGGCGCTGCGCGCAGGAACGGATGCCGAGGTGCGGCGGCTCGTGGTCACGGCATCCGGCGGACCGTTCCGCGGTCGCTCTCGCGCCGAGCTCGCCGAGGTGACACCCGCGCAGGCCCTCGCGCATCCGACGTGGGACATGGGGCGGATGGTGACCACCAACTCCGCCACCCTGGTGAACAAGGGGCTGGAGGTCATCGAGGCGCAGCTGCTCTTCGACGTGCCCTTCGACGACATCGAGGTGGTGGTGCACCCGCAATCGATCGTGCACTCCATGGTGGAGTTCGTCGACGGGTCGACCATCGCCCAGGCCTCCCCGCCGGACATGCGGCTGCCGATCTCACTCGGGCTGGACTGGCCGCACCGGGTCGGGGGAGTGGGGCGCCCACTGGACTGGCGGCAGGCGACGAGCTGGACCTTCGAGCCCCTCGACGATGAGGCCTTCCCCGCGGTGACGCTGGCGAAGACCGTCGGCCGCGCCGGAAAGACGTTCCCCGCCGTATACAACGCCGCGAACGAGCAGGCCGTCAACGCCTTCCACGACGGGCGGCTGCCGTTCCTGGGAATCGTCGACACGATTCAGCGCGTGATCGACGTTCACGAGGCCCCCGAGGAGCTCACCCTCGAGGCACTCGCCGAGGCCGAGGCCTGGGCGCGCACGAAGGCCGATGCGCTGATCGCGGCGCGCTGA
- a CDS encoding FKBP-type peptidyl-prolyl cis-trans isomerase codes for MRARPLALLSTIAVSALLLTGCAGDSSPEPSPSTSDAAANADPCTQAVASGALTDSVKIEGEFGTPSTATFDQTQEVSDLQRTVVSEGDGADIEQGEYVAYAMSAFDAATGERLGDLGYADAEVLPQNVLANQTLAQVIGCVPIGSRIAAAFPAQEGAQGAQVYIIDVLRAVPTAAWGEPQAPVDGMPAVELAKDGEPSITMPKGDAPTGLKISVLKQGDGVEVADGDTTLLQYYGADWADGESFDSSWSKGEPLALPGNTYVPGFVQALAGQKVGSQVLVVIPPALGYGEDPDAHELGGKTLVFVVDILATMHAPAQQ; via the coding sequence TTGCGCGCGCGTCCCCTCGCCCTTCTTTCCACCATCGCGGTGTCCGCCCTGCTGCTGACCGGATGTGCCGGCGACTCGTCGCCAGAGCCGTCTCCGTCGACGAGCGACGCCGCCGCGAACGCCGATCCCTGCACGCAGGCCGTCGCGTCCGGTGCACTCACCGACAGCGTGAAGATCGAGGGTGAGTTCGGCACACCGTCCACGGCGACCTTCGACCAGACGCAGGAGGTGTCGGATCTGCAGCGCACCGTCGTCTCCGAGGGCGATGGTGCCGACATCGAGCAGGGTGAGTACGTCGCCTACGCGATGAGCGCATTCGACGCCGCAACGGGAGAGCGCCTCGGCGACCTCGGCTACGCGGATGCCGAGGTCCTGCCCCAGAACGTGCTGGCCAACCAGACTCTCGCACAGGTGATCGGCTGCGTGCCGATCGGGTCGCGCATCGCCGCAGCATTCCCGGCGCAGGAGGGTGCGCAGGGTGCGCAGGTCTACATCATCGATGTGCTCCGTGCGGTTCCGACAGCGGCCTGGGGCGAACCTCAGGCACCCGTGGACGGCATGCCGGCGGTCGAGCTCGCCAAGGACGGCGAGCCCAGCATCACGATGCCGAAGGGCGACGCGCCGACGGGGCTGAAGATCTCCGTGCTCAAGCAGGGCGACGGCGTCGAGGTCGCCGACGGCGACACCACCCTGTTGCAGTACTACGGGGCGGACTGGGCCGACGGTGAGAGCTTCGATTCCTCCTGGTCCAAGGGTGAGCCGCTCGCCCTGCCCGGGAACACCTACGTGCCCGGATTCGTGCAGGCGCTGGCCGGGCAGAAGGTCGGCTCGCAGGTGCTGGTCGTCATCCCGCCGGCGCTCGGATACGGCGAGGATCCGGATGCCCACGAGCTGGGCGGGAAGACCTTGGTCTTCGTCGTCGACATCCTCGCGACCATGCACGCACCGGCCCAGCAGTAG
- a CDS encoding lysophospholipid acyltransferase family protein, producing MTSEQSDESEHEPEPHTPRHAGFKYAVGRMVAGPLARLVYRPRIEGRENVPKTGAVILASNHLSFIDSMAIPVAAPRPVHFLAKASYFEGTGLRGALSREFFTSVGAIPVRRGGGQAALDALDQQRQLLEEGLAVALYPEGTRSTDGRLYKGRTGVAFLALQTGAPVVPVGLIGTDRVMPVGAKTPSLKERVTVRFGEPIDVSTHGPASSGKARRLATDEIMAAIHELSGQELAGVYNEPPAQNPIDKIKRVLPHERR from the coding sequence ATGACCTCTGAGCAGTCGGACGAGTCCGAGCACGAACCGGAACCGCATACTCCCCGACACGCCGGCTTCAAGTATGCGGTGGGGCGCATGGTCGCCGGGCCACTGGCCCGGCTCGTGTACCGCCCTCGCATCGAGGGGCGTGAGAACGTGCCGAAGACCGGTGCGGTGATCCTCGCGAGCAATCATCTGTCGTTCATCGATTCGATGGCCATCCCGGTGGCAGCTCCGCGTCCGGTGCACTTCCTGGCGAAGGCGAGCTATTTCGAGGGCACCGGTCTGAGGGGCGCGCTCTCCCGCGAGTTCTTCACCTCGGTCGGTGCGATCCCGGTACGCCGGGGCGGCGGACAGGCGGCGCTGGACGCGCTGGACCAGCAACGGCAGCTGCTGGAGGAGGGGCTCGCCGTCGCCCTGTATCCCGAGGGCACCCGCTCCACCGATGGACGGCTGTACAAGGGCCGCACCGGCGTCGCTTTCCTCGCCCTGCAGACCGGGGCTCCCGTTGTGCCGGTCGGACTCATCGGCACGGATCGTGTGATGCCTGTTGGCGCGAAGACGCCTTCACTGAAGGAGCGCGTCACCGTGCGTTTCGGTGAGCCGATCGACGTCTCCACGCACGGCCCGGCGAGCAGCGGCAAAGCGCGCCGCCTGGCCACCGATGAGATCATGGCCGCGATCCACGAGCTGAGCGGGCAGGAGCTCGCCGGCGTCTACAACGAGCCGCCGGCGCAGAACCCGATCGACAAGATCAAGCGGGTGCTGCCGCACGAACGCCGCTGA